From one Triticum urartu cultivar G1812 chromosome 3, Tu2.1, whole genome shotgun sequence genomic stretch:
- the LOC125548195 gene encoding uncharacterized protein LOC125548195 isoform X2 has product MSHGSNPFAPGSSASASMDTNSSSSSDGSPAASPGHAAAAAAGAGALHAVPAPAVSTAAGPSVVLAAPSFPASILQTVDICQHVLVTLDLAAGNYAQWRRFFDAVIGMFGLRSHLDADFAAPLDNPDWVMVDHCVVHWLYTTISPELLEIVMQPENTTATVWASIQGIFHDNQLSRAVYIDAEYHACVQGDLTVWSTAPA; this is encoded by the coding sequence ATGTCGCACGGTTCTAACCCCTTTGCGCCTGGTTCCTCCGCTTCCGCTTCCATGGACacgaactcctcttcctcctctgaTGGCTCGCCCGCCGCGTCGCCCGGCCACGCCGCGGCCGcggccgccggcgccggcgccctCCACGCTGTGCCAGCGCCCGCTGTCTCGACTGCTGCCGGCCCCAGCGTTGTGCTTGCGGCGCCCTCCTTCCCTGCCTCCATCCTGCAGACGGTTGACATTTGTCAGCATGTCCTGGTCACTCTCGACCTGGCGGCCGGCAACTACGCTCAGTGGCGGCGCTTCTTCGACGCCGTCATTGGCATGTTCGGCCTCCGCAGCCACCTGGATGCCGACTTCGCCGCTCCTCTCGACAACCCCGACTGGGTCATGGTCGACCACTGCGTGGTGCATTGGCTGTATACCACGATCTCGCCGGAGCTGCTCGAGATCGTCATGCAGCCTGAGAACACCACCGCCACCGTCTGGGCCTCCATCCAGGGCATCTTCCACGACAACCAGCTCTCCCGTGCCGTCTACATCGACGCGGAGTACCACGCCTGCGTCCAGGGCGATCTGACCGTCTGGAGTACTGCACCCGCCTAA
- the LOC125548195 gene encoding protein alan shepard-like isoform X1 translates to MLEEFRAEQAVRQQSAHALLAGRAGGPVPPSPGASSSGTAAGTSPAGGRGRNHRRGHGNGTGNSSSAAPSVPRNPAYPAPAPGANSWTGLVQAWPVPWRAPGVGVLGPRPGVPHQHAMMAAPMAPPPHGYTYGYAPGFNPGGYGPAPSGYAPGFTHGASTSTTPWDMGALQSALQHSAQSPPSAGSSSDWVLDTGASAHMTSNAGHPHSGGDSAM, encoded by the exons ATGCTGGAGGAGTTTCGCGCTGAGCAGGCCGTGCGCCAACAGTCGGCTCACGCTCTCCTCGCCGGCCGCGCTGGTGGCCCCGTGCCGCCGTCTCCTGGCGCTTCCAGCTCCGGTACCGCTGCAGGCACCAGCCCCGCCGGTGGTCGCGGGCGTAACCACCGTCGCGGGCATGGGAACGGGACCGGCAATTCGTCCTCCGCGGCTCCTTCTGTGCCCCGCAACCCAGCATACCCGGCGCCTGCTCCCGGCGCGAACTCCTGGACTGGCCTTGTCCAGGCATGGCCGGTCCCTTGGCGCGCGCCCGGCGTGGGCGTGCTCGGCCCGCGCCCCGGCGTTCCGCATCAGCACGCCATGATGGCCGCGCCCATGGCTCCTCCACCGCACGGCTACACCTACGGCTACGCCCCCGGCTTCAATCCCGGCGGATACGGACCCGCACCCAGTGGCTACGCCCCCGGCTTCACCCACGGCGCGTCGACATCCACCACGCCCTGGGACATGGGCGCTCTTCAGAGTGCACTGCAGCACTCCGCCCAGTCGCCGCCGTCCGCCGGGAGCTCGTCGGACTGGGTCCTCGACACTGGGGCCTCCGCGCACATGACCTCCAACGCTG GACATCCGCACTCGGGCGGTGATTCTGCGATGTGA